A stretch of the Malus sylvestris chromosome 10, drMalSylv7.2, whole genome shotgun sequence genome encodes the following:
- the LOC126586968 gene encoding protein SHORT HYPOCOTYL IN WHITE LIGHT 1-like isoform X2, whose product MPLSATLSSPSLSYFPQAHHHHQQQLHLPHNLNPYLKPKTLTLQFQCPQASRRSPNYPQGGSADGLADDPRNWGRSINSDVDRRYDFEDDDDDDEDDEDDEEEDRSLDLLVRFVQNVFKKVSRRARRALRSVLPVSIPTKLVGFSVNGVLMLAFLWVLKAFLEFKGMKYQNSKTQAYMLPMRFFINASFRKGALFIA is encoded by the exons ATGCCGTTATCGGCGACTCTCTCTTCCCCCTCACTCTCTTATTTCCCCCAagcacaccaccaccaccaacaacaACTCCATCTCCCTCACAATCTCAATCCATACCTCAAACCCAAAACACTGACACTTCAATTTCAATGCCCCCAAGCCTCCAGACGATCCCCAAATTACCCTCAG GGCGGCAGTGCCGATGGTCTCGCCGACGACCCCCGCAATTGGGGCCGTTCGATCAACTCCGACGTCGATAGGCGCTACGATTTCGAAGACGACGATGACGACGACGAAGATGACGAGgacgatgaagaagaagaccgGAGTTTGGATTTGTTGGTGAGATTTGTTCAGAATGTGTTCAAAAAGGTGTCCAGGCGAGCCAGGAGGGCCCTCCGATCGGTTCTCCCCGTCTCAATTCCCACCAAGTTG GTGGGATTTTCTGTTAATGGAGTGCTAATGCTAGCATTCTTGTGGGTCTTGAAGGCATTTCTTGAG TTTAAGGGAATGAAGTATCAAAACTCGAAAACACAGGCGTATATGTTGCCCATGAGGTTTTTCATCAACGCCAGTTTCAGAAAAGGGGCGTTGTTTATAGCATGA
- the LOC126586968 gene encoding protein SHORT HYPOCOTYL IN WHITE LIGHT 1-like isoform X4 has protein sequence MPLSATLSSPSLSYFPQAHHHHQQQLHLPHNLNPYLKPKTLTLQFQCPQASRRSPNYPQGGSADGLADDPRNWGRSINSDVDRRYDFEDDDDDDEDDEDDEEEDRSLDLLVRFVQNVFKKVSRRARRALRSVLPVSIPTKLVGFSVNGVLMLAFLWVLKAFLEFMKLVVLV, from the exons ATGCCGTTATCGGCGACTCTCTCTTCCCCCTCACTCTCTTATTTCCCCCAagcacaccaccaccaccaacaacaACTCCATCTCCCTCACAATCTCAATCCATACCTCAAACCCAAAACACTGACACTTCAATTTCAATGCCCCCAAGCCTCCAGACGATCCCCAAATTACCCTCAG GGCGGCAGTGCCGATGGTCTCGCCGACGACCCCCGCAATTGGGGCCGTTCGATCAACTCCGACGTCGATAGGCGCTACGATTTCGAAGACGACGATGACGACGACGAAGATGACGAGgacgatgaagaagaagaccgGAGTTTGGATTTGTTGGTGAGATTTGTTCAGAATGTGTTCAAAAAGGTGTCCAGGCGAGCCAGGAGGGCCCTCCGATCGGTTCTCCCCGTCTCAATTCCCACCAAGTTG GTGGGATTTTCTGTTAATGGAGTGCTAATGCTAGCATTCTTGTGGGTCTTGAAGGCATTTCTTGAG TTTATGAAACTTGTGGTGTTAGTTTAA